One window from the genome of Eucalyptus grandis isolate ANBG69807.140 chromosome 7, ASM1654582v1, whole genome shotgun sequence encodes:
- the LOC104422641 gene encoding 26S proteasome non-ATPase regulatory subunit 14 homolog, translating into MSGGMERLQRMFAGAGGGLGHPPPDSPTLDSSEQVYISSLALLKMLKHGRAGVPMEVMGLMLGEFVDEYTVRVVDVFAMPQSGTGVSVEAVDHVFQTNMLDMLKQTGRPEMVVGWYHSHPGFGCWLSGVDINTQQSFEALNQRAVAVVVDPIQSVKGKVVIDAFRLINPQTMMLGQEPRQTTSNLGHLNKPSIQALIHGLNRHYYSIAINYRKNELEEKMLLNLHKKKWTDGLTLRRFDTHSKTNEQTVQEMLNLAIKYNKAVQEEDELPPEKLAIANVGRQDAKKHLEEHVSNLMSSNIVQTLGTMLDTVVF; encoded by the exons ATGTCCGGTGGTATGGAGAGGCTTCAGAGAATGTTCGCCGGCGCGGGAGGTGGTCTGGGCCACCCGCCCCCCGACTCCCCGACCCTCGATTCATCCGAGCAGGTCTACATCTCCTCCCTCGCCCTCCTCAAGATGCTCAAGCACG GGAGGGCTGGGGTTCCCATGGAAGTGATGGGGTTGATGCTTGGGGAGTTTGTGGACGAGTACACCGTCCGAGTCGTCGATGTGTTTGCTATGCCGCAGAGTGGTACCGGTGTCAGTGTCGAGGCGGTCGATCATGTGTTCCAGACCAACATGCTTGACATGCTCAAACAGACTGGAAG ACCAGAGATGGTGGTAGGTTGGTACCACTCTCATCCTGGGTTTGGATGTTGGCTTTCTGGTGTGGACATCAACACTCAGCAG AGTTTTGAGGCTTTAAATCAGCGTGCGGTTGCAGTAGTGGTGGATCCCATCCAGAGTGTCAAAGGGAAGGTTGTGATTGATGCCTTCCGTTTGATCAACCCACAAACCATGATGCTTGGCCAAGAACCCAGGCAGACTACCTCCAACCTTGGACATCTCAACAAACCGTCCATCCAG GCATTGATCCATGGGCTGAACAGACACTATTACTCAATTGCCATCAATTACAGAAAGAATGAACTTGAGGAAAAAATGCTACTTAATCttcacaagaagaaatggaCAGATGGCTTGACGCTTCGTCGTTTTGACACACATTCTAAAACCAATGAACAGACTGTTCAG GAGATGCTGAATTTGGCAATAAAGTATAACAAGGCAGTGCAGGAGGAGGATGAATTGCCACCAGAGAAGCTGGCGATCGCGAATGTGGGAAGGCAAGATGCCAAGAAGCACCTCGAGGAGCACGTTTCCAACCTTATGTCTTCCAACATAGTTCAGACCTTAGGGACCATGCTTGATACCGTAGTCTTCTAA